One window from the genome of Methylophaga thalassica encodes:
- a CDS encoding sulfite exporter TauE/SafE family protein: MNFLDQFILFLVSLVANTFSAFSGGGAGLIQFPVLIFLGLSFSVALATHKVASVALGVGAVLRYLKTSRLERQFVVLMLLTGLPGVVLGGNIILLIPDRMAEIALGILTGGLGIYSILKPRLGQNYEPVHRDWMGCVSGGLILFLIGFLNGSLTSGTGLFVTLWLVGWFGMDYQRAVAYTLIMVGLFWNGAGAITLGLLGDIRWDWLPALLLGSLLGGYLGSHLAIKHGNRWIKRAFEIVTLFISAKLIYG, encoded by the coding sequence TTGAATTTTCTTGATCAATTTATCTTGTTTTTGGTCTCATTGGTAGCCAATACTTTTTCTGCCTTCTCAGGTGGTGGTGCCGGCCTTATTCAATTTCCCGTTTTAATCTTCCTTGGTTTAAGCTTTTCTGTGGCTTTAGCAACCCATAAAGTGGCCAGCGTCGCTTTGGGTGTTGGAGCTGTTTTGCGATATTTGAAAACAAGTCGTTTGGAACGACAGTTTGTTGTTTTAATGTTACTGACCGGGCTGCCTGGAGTTGTGTTGGGAGGAAATATTATTTTGCTCATCCCCGATCGTATGGCAGAGATAGCACTGGGAATATTGACCGGTGGCTTGGGAATTTACTCCATTTTGAAACCACGGCTGGGTCAAAACTATGAACCTGTACACCGAGACTGGATGGGTTGCGTTAGCGGTGGACTGATCTTGTTCCTGATAGGCTTCTTAAATGGCTCTCTAACCTCAGGTACGGGGCTTTTCGTGACACTATGGCTGGTAGGGTGGTTTGGTATGGATTATCAGCGTGCGGTCGCCTACACGCTGATAATGGTCGGTCTGTTTTGGAATGGTGCAGGCGCTATTACATTAGGGCTGCTGGGGGATATTCGCTGGGACTGGCTACCGGCATTACTACTCGGATCTTTGCTAGGTGGTTATCTCGGATCACATCTGGCAATAAAACACGGTAACCGCTGGATTAAACGTGCTTTTGAAATTGTGACTTTGTTTATATCCGCGAAATTAATTTACGGCTGA
- the hisC gene encoding histidinol-phosphate transaminase, whose translation MSRFWSGFVNELDPYVPGEQPKLANLTKLNTNENPYGPSPKVIEAIRMAASDRLRLYPDPTSAELRQAIADFYRIDAAWVFVGNGSDEVLGHVFNAFFRQEAPILFPDISYSFYPVYCQLYHISYDTVPLSHDFSINVDDYDRINGGIIFPNPNAPTGCLLALSEIERLLQKNTESVVVIDEAYIDFGGESAVSLVKDYPNLLIVQTMSKSRSLAGMRVGYAIGQVDLIEGLIRVKDSFNSYPVDSLASAAGVAAMNDKAYFNETCQAVIDERNKVVAGLEELGFDVLPSAANFVFASHKQVDAVEIAAGLRKEGIIVRHFTKPRINQFLRISIGTAGENQQLLSVLDTLV comes from the coding sequence ATGAGTCGCTTTTGGAGCGGTTTTGTTAATGAGTTAGACCCTTATGTGCCAGGTGAACAACCTAAACTGGCCAATTTGACTAAACTCAACACCAACGAGAATCCCTATGGCCCATCACCAAAAGTGATTGAGGCTATTCGCATGGCGGCAAGTGATCGCTTACGTTTATATCCGGATCCCACATCGGCCGAGCTACGCCAAGCGATTGCTGATTTTTATCGGATTGATGCTGCTTGGGTATTTGTTGGAAATGGTTCTGATGAAGTGCTTGGGCATGTTTTTAATGCATTCTTCAGACAAGAAGCACCTATTCTATTCCCAGATATCAGCTACAGCTTCTACCCGGTGTATTGTCAGCTTTATCATATAAGCTATGACACTGTTCCACTTAGTCATGATTTTAGTATTAATGTTGATGATTATGATCGCATCAATGGCGGGATTATTTTTCCCAACCCCAACGCGCCAACAGGCTGCTTATTAGCACTGTCTGAAATCGAACGACTGTTACAGAAGAATACTGAGTCTGTTGTGGTAATAGATGAGGCCTATATTGATTTTGGTGGTGAGTCTGCGGTTAGTCTGGTAAAAGATTATCCCAACCTGTTAATCGTGCAGACCATGTCAAAATCACGCTCGCTGGCTGGAATGAGAGTTGGCTATGCGATTGGTCAAGTTGATCTTATTGAAGGATTAATCAGAGTTAAAGATAGTTTTAATTCTTATCCTGTTGACAGCCTGGCTTCTGCAGCTGGTGTTGCTGCAATGAATGATAAAGCTTATTTCAATGAAACCTGCCAAGCGGTGATCGATGAGCGGAATAAAGTGGTAGCAGGTCTTGAGGAGTTGGGATTTGATGTCCTGCCATCTGCTGCAAACTTTGTTTTTGCTTCACACAAGCAGGTAGATGCTGTAGAAATTGCTGCCGGGCTCAGAAAAGAAGGCATTATCGTCAGACACTTCACTAAGCCGAGAATTAATCAGTTTTTAAGAATCTCTATCGGTACAGCGGGTGAAAATCAGCAGTTATTATCTGTTTTAGATACTTTAGTCTAG
- a CDS encoding DUF4124 domain-containing protein, which translates to MTLSTTLPSAASQKGYDIIDSETMRLIERVPAALTEQELLEQAAKQKVEEEARLQAEEQAKQAEEARQAQQTYDKTLLITYRSEADLIRARDSDIAYRQEQIAMHQQKLPELKQYLYELQNEAAQRELSGAKVTANMQKRLDAAKEEIQVRQQAITELKAEITELQSKYQHDLERLNYLLKRKQ; encoded by the coding sequence ATGACTCTCAGCACAACATTACCATCAGCCGCATCGCAAAAAGGCTACGATATTATCGACTCTGAAACCATGCGGCTGATTGAACGCGTTCCTGCAGCTTTAACTGAGCAGGAACTACTTGAGCAGGCCGCCAAACAAAAAGTCGAAGAAGAAGCACGTCTACAAGCAGAAGAACAGGCCAAACAGGCAGAAGAAGCTCGACAGGCGCAACAAACTTACGATAAAACCTTACTGATTACTTATCGTTCTGAAGCAGATCTTATTCGCGCTCGTGATAGTGATATTGCTTATAGGCAAGAACAAATTGCTATGCATCAACAAAAACTCCCTGAGCTCAAACAATATCTCTATGAACTACAAAATGAAGCCGCTCAGCGTGAGCTAAGTGGGGCGAAAGTCACCGCCAATATGCAAAAACGCCTAGATGCAGCTAAAGAGGAAATTCAAGTCAGACAACAAGCTATTACCGAACTTAAAGCAGAAATTACAGAATTACAGTCGAAGTATCAGCACGATCTTGAACGTCTTAATTACCTGCTTAAACGTAAACAGTAA
- the metW gene encoding methionine biosynthesis protein MetW, producing the protein MALRVDQQIISDWIPDGAKVLDLGCGNGSLLKHLQQRNITGYGLEIDNSKFAECIEAGINVIQADLDEGLAQFADQSFDFVILSQTLQAIQRPDFLLQEIVRVGKNGIIGFPNFGHWQCRVQLALGGKMPVSKTLPNAWFETPNIHLCTIQDFENLCADHQLKVHNRSIVNHNNKDSLGIRCLPNLFGQVAIYRVQKQHD; encoded by the coding sequence ATGGCCTTACGTGTCGATCAGCAAATCATCAGTGACTGGATTCCTGATGGCGCCAAAGTGCTGGATTTAGGTTGTGGTAACGGTAGCCTGCTTAAACATCTGCAACAAAGAAACATCACAGGCTATGGCTTAGAAATTGATAATAGTAAATTTGCTGAATGTATCGAAGCTGGGATCAATGTTATCCAGGCAGATCTGGATGAAGGTTTAGCGCAATTTGCCGATCAGAGTTTTGACTTTGTTATCTTGTCACAAACCTTACAAGCGATTCAGCGCCCTGACTTTTTATTGCAGGAAATCGTTCGTGTTGGCAAAAATGGCATTATCGGTTTCCCTAACTTTGGTCACTGGCAATGCCGTGTGCAACTAGCACTAGGTGGAAAGATGCCGGTCTCCAAAACACTTCCGAATGCTTGGTTTGAAACACCAAATATTCACTTATGCACAATCCAAGATTTTGAGAACCTTTGTGCTGATCATCAACTCAAGGTTCATAACAGAAGCATTGTTAACCACAACAATAAAGACAGCTTAGGAATACGATGTCTGCCTAACTTATTTGGTCAGGTCGCGATTTACCGAGTTCAAAAACAACATGATTAA
- the pyrE gene encoding orotate phosphoribosyltransferase → MIKQYQKEFIEFAIATGVLRFGSFTLKSGRQSPYFFNSGLFNSGASLAKLGRFYAQTIADSGLEFDVLFGPAYKGIPLASTTVVALADQHNQDMPYVFNRKEIKDHGEGGQLVGAELKGKVLIIDDVISAGTSVRESVEIIRAAGAEPAGVIIALDRQERGQGELSAIQEVQAEHNIPVLNIISLNDLLGYLKDSPDFGEYLPAVTAYREQFGVA, encoded by the coding sequence ATGATTAAACAATATCAAAAAGAATTTATCGAGTTTGCCATTGCCACAGGTGTTTTGCGGTTTGGTTCATTTACACTGAAATCTGGTCGTCAAAGCCCCTATTTCTTTAACAGCGGCTTGTTTAATAGCGGTGCCAGTCTAGCAAAACTCGGTCGGTTTTATGCTCAAACCATTGCTGACTCTGGACTTGAGTTTGATGTGTTATTTGGCCCAGCCTACAAAGGCATACCACTAGCCTCTACCACCGTGGTCGCCTTAGCCGATCAGCATAATCAAGATATGCCTTATGTCTTCAATCGAAAGGAAATCAAGGATCATGGTGAAGGTGGTCAACTGGTTGGCGCTGAACTGAAAGGTAAAGTCCTTATTATCGATGATGTTATCTCCGCGGGCACCTCAGTCAGAGAGTCTGTTGAGATAATCCGTGCCGCAGGCGCAGAACCCGCCGGTGTTATTATCGCTTTAGACAGACAAGAACGCGGTCAGGGTGAGCTTTCTGCCATACAAGAAGTTCAGGCCGAACATAATATTCCTGTATTGAATATTATTTCTCTGAACGACCTTTTAGGTTACCTTAAAGATAGCCCTGATTTTGGCGAGTATTTACCAGCAGTCACCGCATATCGTGAACAATTTGGTGTAGCCTGA
- the metX gene encoding homoserine O-succinyltransferase MetX has protein sequence MPESIPADSVGLVKPSTIHIDTPLQLDCGKTLPSYDLVYETYGSLNENGSNAVLICHALSGDHHAAGFHTMEDRKPGWWDTAIGPGKAIDTNHFYVVCLNNLGGCKGSTGPNTINPETGELYGPDFPIVTVPDWVRSQAMLADRLGIQQWAAVIGGSLGGMQALQWSISLPERVRHAIVIAAAPKLSAQNIAFNEVARTAIKSDPDFHDGYYIKHNTLPRQGLGLARMLGHITYLSDEAMGEKFGRELRNGAIQYGYDVEFQIESYLRYQSTSFVERFDANTYLLMTKALDYFDPAQAFNDDLVATVANIQAKSLIISFTSDWRFSPERSKEIVNAMLAAGKSVCYAEIEAHQGHDAFLMPIPRYLEIFGTYMQQIAAEGVK, from the coding sequence ATGCCGGAATCTATACCAGCTGACTCTGTTGGTCTGGTGAAACCATCGACAATTCATATCGATACGCCACTTCAGCTTGACTGTGGTAAGACACTACCAAGTTATGACTTAGTCTATGAAACCTATGGCTCATTGAATGAGAATGGCAGCAATGCTGTATTGATTTGTCACGCCCTTTCAGGTGATCACCACGCCGCCGGTTTCCATACGATGGAAGATCGCAAACCCGGTTGGTGGGATACGGCTATCGGTCCCGGCAAGGCGATTGATACCAACCATTTTTATGTGGTGTGTCTGAATAATCTGGGTGGTTGTAAAGGCTCCACCGGTCCAAACACGATTAATCCTGAAACGGGCGAGTTATATGGCCCTGACTTTCCTATCGTTACCGTCCCTGACTGGGTTCGAAGTCAGGCGATGCTTGCTGATCGACTAGGCATTCAGCAATGGGCAGCCGTCATTGGTGGCAGCCTCGGTGGCATGCAAGCTTTACAGTGGTCAATCAGCCTGCCCGAGCGTGTTCGGCATGCTATCGTCATTGCCGCCGCCCCTAAACTATCAGCACAAAATATTGCCTTTAATGAAGTCGCCAGAACCGCAATAAAATCTGATCCTGATTTCCACGATGGTTATTACATAAAACATAATACCTTGCCACGTCAGGGACTTGGACTCGCACGTATGCTGGGGCATATCACCTATCTTTCAGATGAAGCAATGGGTGAAAAATTTGGCCGTGAATTACGTAATGGTGCTATTCAATATGGCTATGATGTTGAGTTTCAAATCGAAAGTTATTTACGTTACCAAAGCACCAGCTTCGTTGAACGCTTTGACGCCAATACCTATTTATTAATGACTAAAGCACTGGATTATTTTGATCCTGCCCAGGCGTTTAACGATGATCTTGTCGCTACCGTTGCGAATATTCAGGCTAAGTCGCTTATCATCTCATTTACCAGTGACTGGCGCTTCTCACCTGAACGCTCAAAAGAAATCGTCAACGCCATGCTGGCTGCCGGTAAATCCGTCTGTTATGCCGAAATTGAAGCTCACCAGGGCCATGATGCGTTTTTAATGCCCATACCTCGCTATTTGGAAATCTTTGGCACCTATATGCAACAAATTGCTGCGGAAGGAGTGAAATAA